One window of the Arthrobacter sp. zg-Y919 genome contains the following:
- a CDS encoding amidohydrolase: MSPALRAFTNAHVVPVTGRPFHGTVLIEDGRILDLGPGVAVPGGAEVLDAGGQWLLPGLVDAHTHLGVHEEGEGWAGNDSNEMTDPVMAGVRAVDAVNPFDTGFDDALAGGVTTVNINPGSGNPIGGQAVALHTHGRYLEEMVLRAPSGLKSALGENPKRIYSDKKQTPSTRLGTAMVIRQAFMDAQNYLGKADPNTRDPHLEALAMVLRREIPWRQHAHRADDIGTALRLADEFGYDLVLDHGTEAHLLADVLAERGVPVLIGPLFTTRSKVELRGRSMANPGKLAAAGVEISIITDHPVVPINFLIYQAALAVKEGLGREEALRAVTINPARVLGLADRLGSLEPGKDADLVLWSGDPLDVMQRALKVWIGGREVYRYDLEAREQMVAPR; this comes from the coding sequence ATGTCCCCCGCGCTTCGAGCCTTCACCAATGCCCATGTGGTTCCGGTCACGGGCCGGCCCTTCCACGGCACGGTCCTCATTGAAGACGGACGGATCCTGGACCTGGGCCCCGGGGTCGCGGTACCCGGCGGCGCGGAGGTGTTAGATGCCGGTGGCCAGTGGCTGCTGCCCGGGCTGGTGGATGCGCACACCCACCTGGGCGTGCATGAAGAGGGCGAGGGCTGGGCGGGCAACGACTCCAACGAAATGACGGACCCGGTGATGGCCGGCGTCCGGGCGGTGGATGCGGTCAACCCCTTCGACACGGGGTTCGACGACGCCCTGGCCGGCGGCGTGACCACGGTGAACATCAACCCCGGTTCCGGCAATCCCATCGGCGGGCAGGCGGTCGCCCTGCACACCCACGGGCGCTACCTGGAGGAAATGGTGCTGCGCGCACCCAGCGGCCTGAAATCAGCCCTGGGCGAGAACCCGAAGCGCATCTACAGCGACAAGAAACAGACACCCTCCACCCGTTTGGGCACCGCCATGGTCATCCGGCAGGCCTTTATGGATGCACAGAACTACCTGGGCAAGGCGGACCCCAACACCCGCGACCCGCACCTGGAAGCACTGGCCATGGTGCTGCGCCGGGAAATCCCGTGGCGCCAGCACGCCCACCGGGCCGACGACATCGGCACGGCCCTGCGGCTCGCGGACGAGTTCGGCTACGACCTGGTACTGGACCACGGCACCGAGGCGCACCTCCTGGCCGATGTCCTGGCCGAACGGGGCGTACCCGTCCTGATCGGTCCGCTGTTCACCACCCGTTCAAAGGTGGAGCTGCGTGGACGGAGCATGGCCAACCCCGGGAAACTGGCCGCCGCCGGAGTGGAAATCTCCATCATTACCGACCATCCGGTAGTGCCCATCAACTTCCTGATCTACCAGGCGGCGCTCGCCGTCAAGGAGGGGCTTGGCCGCGAAGAGGCGCTGCGTGCCGTGACCATCAACCCCGCCCGTGTGCTGGGCCTTGCGGACCGGCTCGGCTCGCTGGAACCCGGCAAGGACGCGGACCTGGTCCTGTGGAGCGGTGACCCGCTGGACGTGATGCAGCGGGCGCTGAAGGTGTGGATCGGCGGCCGGGAGGTCTACCGCTACGACCTCGAGGCCCGCGAGCAGATGGTGGCACCACGCTGA
- a CDS encoding ammonium transporter, protein MNAADTAWVLTCAGLVLFMTPGLALFYGGMVPVRNVLTMMLQNIIPLGVISLTWILVGYTLAFSNKGNSVLGEFDAVALLDLDTPQFHTVAAGVTIPALAFVAYQMMFAVITPALLTGATAGRLRFAGWVVFLAAFSVLVYPQIARWLWHPQGWLFQLGAQDWAGGMVVHTSAGAAAAAVLLVVGRRRGWPNLRTSPNNLPLMLVGAGILWFGWFGFNAGDGLEANDIAAQALINTHAAGAAAMLTWLLVERVGSGHSTLVGAVSGAVAGLATITPCAGFVGTGSALLIGLIAGCLCALAVRLKRILHYDDALDVIAVHFVGGVLGTLLLGFFADSAVNPVSDDGVFSGGGGLLLWHQTVAVVSVVLFSFVLSWIIASLISRTIGLREPGPEQEDLDRVQQDSSGYSLSGVTARPTAAGRGAVNGSITADPRRSAPSHLVSAVVSSERVDGLRDALLMAGARSLELSDAAVYTGKIRTEAFRSQERRIDFHDRLRVQAAVDEEHEEAVVAVLKRFGAEPESIYRLAILPH, encoded by the coding sequence ATGAACGCGGCAGACACCGCATGGGTGCTGACCTGTGCCGGGTTGGTGCTCTTCATGACTCCGGGCCTGGCCCTCTTCTACGGCGGGATGGTGCCGGTCCGCAATGTCCTGACCATGATGCTGCAGAACATCATTCCGCTGGGTGTCATTTCCCTGACCTGGATCCTGGTCGGATACACCCTGGCCTTCAGCAATAAGGGCAACTCCGTGCTCGGCGAGTTTGATGCCGTGGCGCTCCTGGATCTCGACACCCCGCAGTTCCACACCGTCGCGGCAGGCGTCACCATACCCGCGCTCGCTTTTGTGGCCTACCAGATGATGTTCGCGGTAATCACTCCAGCCCTGCTTACCGGGGCCACCGCAGGCAGGCTCCGGTTTGCCGGCTGGGTGGTTTTCCTCGCTGCGTTCTCGGTCCTGGTGTACCCGCAGATTGCCCGCTGGCTCTGGCATCCCCAGGGATGGCTGTTCCAGCTCGGGGCCCAGGACTGGGCCGGAGGCATGGTGGTGCATACTTCCGCCGGTGCCGCCGCCGCCGCAGTGCTCCTGGTGGTTGGCAGGCGGCGCGGCTGGCCGAACCTGCGGACCTCGCCGAACAACCTCCCCCTGATGCTGGTGGGTGCAGGCATCCTCTGGTTCGGCTGGTTCGGATTCAACGCCGGGGACGGACTGGAAGCCAACGACATTGCAGCGCAGGCTCTGATCAACACCCACGCGGCCGGGGCAGCCGCCATGCTTACCTGGCTGCTCGTGGAACGGGTTGGCAGCGGGCACTCCACCTTGGTGGGTGCCGTCTCCGGCGCAGTCGCCGGTCTGGCCACCATTACCCCCTGTGCCGGTTTTGTCGGAACCGGCTCGGCCCTGTTGATCGGACTGATTGCCGGATGCCTGTGCGCCCTGGCCGTCCGGCTCAAGCGGATCCTGCATTACGACGACGCCCTGGACGTGATTGCCGTCCATTTTGTCGGCGGCGTGCTGGGTACCCTGCTGCTGGGCTTTTTCGCCGACAGTGCAGTGAACCCGGTCAGCGATGACGGCGTTTTCTCCGGCGGAGGAGGTCTCCTGCTGTGGCACCAGACGGTCGCAGTCGTCAGCGTAGTGCTCTTCTCCTTTGTGCTGAGCTGGATTATTGCCTCGCTTATTTCCCGCACCATCGGACTGCGTGAGCCCGGGCCGGAACAGGAGGACCTGGACCGCGTCCAGCAGGACTCTTCGGGCTACTCGCTCAGCGGCGTCACGGCCCGGCCCACTGCAGCAGGCAGGGGAGCAGTGAACGGCAGCATCACCGCCGACCCGAGGCGCTCCGCCCCCAGCCACCTCGTCAGCGCCGTGGTCTCTAGCGAACGGGTCGATGGACTCCGGGATGCCTTACTGATGGCGGGTGCCCGTTCCCTGGAGCTGTCCGATGCCGCTGTCTACACCGGCAAAATCCGGACCGAGGCTTTCCGCAGCCAAGAGAGGCGGATCGATTTCCATGACCGGCTGCGGGTGCAGGCCGCGGTCGACGAAGAGCATGAGGAAGCAGTGGTGGCGGTCCTCAAGCGCTTCGGCGCGGAGCCGGAATCGATCTACCGGCTTGCGATCCTGCCGCATTGA
- a CDS encoding cystathionine beta-synthase, protein MKYANTVLDLIGNTPLVKLHHVTEGIRATVLVKLEYLNPGGSVKDRIAVKMIEAAERDGKLKPGGTVVEPTSGNTGVGLALVAQQKGYKCIFVTPDKVGVEKRDVLRAYGAEVVVTPTAVAPESPDSYYGVSDRLVREIDGAYKPDQFSNPSAPASHFESTGPEIWADTDGRVTHFVAGAGTGGTITGTGRYLKQVSADRASGPVRVIAADPDGSVYSGGTGRPYFVEGVGEDMWPDNYDRSVPDEVIAVKDAESFVMTRRLAREEGLLVGGSSGMAVTAALEVARPLGPDDVVVVLLPDSGRGYMGKIFNDDWMRSYGFLQDGGEGASVREVLATKDGSLPDLVHTHPNETVRDVIAILNEYGVSYLPVLSQEPPVVLGEVLGSVDERSLTEKLFRGEAKPTDRISEHMGPRPAFVGTGDTVAAARAKLKEDDAVMVTSDGSAVGMLTRHDLLSYLSL, encoded by the coding sequence ATGAAGTATGCCAATACTGTCCTGGACCTGATCGGCAACACTCCCTTGGTGAAGCTCCACCATGTGACCGAGGGAATCCGTGCGACCGTCCTGGTGAAGCTGGAGTACCTGAACCCGGGCGGGTCCGTGAAGGACCGCATTGCCGTGAAGATGATTGAAGCGGCCGAGCGGGACGGAAAGCTGAAGCCCGGCGGCACGGTGGTTGAGCCCACCAGCGGAAACACCGGCGTCGGGCTGGCGCTGGTGGCCCAGCAGAAGGGCTATAAATGCATCTTCGTTACGCCGGACAAGGTGGGCGTGGAAAAGCGGGATGTCCTGCGGGCCTACGGTGCCGAGGTGGTGGTGACGCCGACGGCGGTGGCCCCGGAAAGTCCCGACTCCTATTACGGTGTCTCCGACCGGCTGGTGCGCGAGATCGACGGAGCGTACAAGCCGGACCAGTTCTCCAATCCGTCGGCACCGGCCAGCCACTTCGAATCCACCGGACCGGAAATCTGGGCCGATACCGACGGGCGGGTCACACACTTCGTGGCCGGTGCAGGGACGGGCGGCACCATCACCGGCACCGGACGCTACCTCAAGCAGGTCTCCGCCGACCGTGCTTCGGGACCGGTCCGCGTCATCGCCGCTGATCCTGACGGGTCGGTGTACTCGGGCGGCACGGGACGCCCCTACTTCGTTGAAGGCGTCGGTGAGGACATGTGGCCGGACAACTATGACCGGTCCGTGCCGGATGAGGTGATTGCGGTGAAGGACGCCGAGTCCTTCGTCATGACCCGCCGGCTGGCGCGGGAGGAAGGCCTGCTGGTGGGCGGCTCCTCGGGGATGGCCGTCACCGCCGCACTCGAGGTTGCACGCCCGCTGGGGCCCGACGACGTCGTCGTGGTCCTGCTGCCGGACAGCGGCCGCGGGTACATGGGCAAGATTTTCAATGACGACTGGATGCGTTCCTACGGATTCCTGCAGGACGGCGGGGAAGGGGCATCCGTCCGTGAGGTCCTGGCCACCAAGGACGGGTCGCTGCCGGACCTGGTCCACACCCACCCGAACGAAACCGTGCGGGACGTCATTGCCATCCTCAACGAATACGGCGTCTCGTACCTGCCCGTCCTCTCGCAGGAACCGCCGGTGGTCCTGGGCGAAGTCCTCGGGTCCGTGGACGAGCGCTCGCTGACGGAGAAACTGTTCCGCGGCGAAGCCAAGCCCACGGACCGGATCAGCGAACACATGGGCCCGCGCCCGGCGTTCGTGGGCACGGGAGACACGGTGGCAGCCGCCCGCGCGAAGCTGAAGGAGGACGACGCCGTCATGGTTACGTCCGATGGCAGCGCCGTTGGCATGCTGACCCGGCACGACCTACTTTCGTACCTGAGCCTCTGA
- a CDS encoding 3-methyladenine DNA glycosylase produces the protein MSFTAAVPTLQQTPSGPVRYWDSPAPYCLQTSLRILVRGKQDPTIRLGPGVAWLAFLTPEGPATLNLREERVPAPGARVRAQAWGPGAECALASVPALLGEGDDWSGFDDDAFLATLPRMVTETRRRNLSLRLPSTGRIMDTLIPVVLEQKVTVLEAYYAWRYLVTRYGIDAPGPAPAGMKASPAPETWQRIPSWDWHQARVDFSRSSTILRACSQASSLQRLADAPLGKDLTAKLCSVPGIGVWSAAEITQRTHGAPDSVSVGDFHLAAYVGAALTGRRTDDAGMLKLLEPWRGHRQRVVRMIMLSGYRKPTFGPKLAPMDHRRR, from the coding sequence ATGTCCTTCACTGCCGCTGTTCCAACGCTGCAGCAGACTCCCTCGGGTCCGGTGCGTTATTGGGATTCGCCCGCTCCGTACTGCCTGCAGACGTCCCTGCGGATCCTGGTCCGGGGTAAGCAGGATCCCACCATCCGGTTGGGTCCCGGGGTGGCCTGGCTGGCCTTCCTCACCCCGGAGGGCCCCGCCACCCTGAACCTGCGCGAGGAACGCGTGCCCGCACCCGGGGCACGGGTCCGGGCCCAGGCCTGGGGGCCGGGCGCGGAGTGTGCGTTGGCGTCAGTGCCTGCCCTGCTCGGCGAAGGGGATGACTGGTCCGGTTTCGACGACGACGCCTTCCTCGCCACGCTGCCCCGGATGGTTACCGAAACCCGGCGCCGGAACCTCTCCCTGCGCCTGCCCAGTACGGGCCGGATCATGGACACCCTGATCCCCGTGGTGCTGGAGCAGAAGGTGACCGTATTGGAGGCCTATTACGCCTGGCGCTACCTGGTGACCCGGTACGGGATCGATGCTCCGGGTCCGGCCCCCGCAGGGATGAAGGCCTCCCCCGCACCGGAAACCTGGCAGCGGATCCCCAGCTGGGACTGGCACCAGGCACGGGTGGACTTCTCCCGCTCCAGCACCATCCTGCGGGCCTGCTCGCAGGCGTCTTCGCTCCAGCGGCTCGCCGACGCTCCCCTGGGGAAGGACCTGACCGCCAAGCTGTGTTCAGTTCCCGGGATCGGCGTCTGGAGCGCAGCGGAAATCACCCAGCGGACGCACGGCGCCCCGGATTCCGTGTCCGTGGGCGATTTCCATCTGGCCGCCTATGTGGGCGCCGCGCTCACGGGCCGGCGCACCGACGACGCCGGCATGCTGAAGCTTCTGGAGCCCTGGCGGGGCCACCGTCAGCGGGTCGTGCGGATGATCATGCTCAGCGGCTACCGCAAACCCACCTTCGGACCCAAGCTCGCCCCGATGGACCACCGCCGGCGCTGA
- a CDS encoding cystathionine gamma-synthase, whose translation MTSFSTRAIHAGQAPDPTTGAVIPPLYQSTTYAQDGIGGLRNGYEYGRGTNPTRDSLQEQLAALEGGRHAFSFSSGLAAEDALIRALLAPGDHIVLGNDAYGGTYRLINKVLGKWGITNTAVDMSDADAVAAAVAAGNTKMVWLETPSNPMMKISDIAATAQAAHDAGALLVVDNTFASPYLQQPLTLGADIVVHSTTKYIGGHSDAVGGAVILNDDGNAEEIGFIQFAVGAVSAPMEAWLTTRGLKTLAVRMDRHSANAMAVAKWLKEQPAVEHVLYPGLEEHPGHDLAKAQMKDFGGMVSVSFKGGEAAARKVAESTRLFLLAESLGGVESLMNYPSEMTHASVKGTALAVPENLLRLSVGLEDIEDLIADLDSALGQL comes from the coding sequence ATGACGAGCTTCAGCACCCGCGCCATCCATGCGGGCCAGGCCCCCGATCCCACCACCGGAGCGGTTATTCCGCCCCTGTACCAGAGCACCACCTACGCCCAGGACGGCATCGGCGGCCTCCGCAACGGCTATGAGTACGGGCGCGGCACCAACCCCACCCGGGACTCCCTGCAGGAACAGCTCGCTGCCCTGGAGGGTGGAAGGCACGCCTTCTCCTTCAGCTCGGGCCTGGCCGCGGAAGACGCCCTGATCCGGGCGCTGCTGGCCCCGGGGGACCACATTGTGCTGGGCAATGATGCCTACGGCGGAACTTACCGGCTGATCAACAAGGTCCTGGGCAAATGGGGGATCACCAACACAGCAGTGGACATGTCCGACGCCGACGCAGTGGCAGCCGCAGTCGCGGCCGGGAACACAAAAATGGTCTGGCTGGAAACGCCGTCGAACCCGATGATGAAGATCAGCGACATCGCCGCCACGGCCCAGGCCGCGCACGACGCCGGCGCTCTCCTGGTGGTCGACAACACCTTTGCGTCCCCCTACCTGCAGCAGCCGCTGACGCTGGGCGCCGACATCGTGGTGCATTCGACCACCAAGTACATCGGCGGGCACTCCGACGCCGTGGGCGGCGCCGTGATCCTGAATGATGACGGAAACGCGGAGGAGATCGGCTTCATCCAGTTCGCCGTTGGGGCGGTATCCGCACCGATGGAAGCCTGGCTGACCACCCGCGGGCTCAAGACCCTCGCGGTGCGGATGGACCGGCACTCAGCCAACGCCATGGCCGTGGCGAAGTGGCTGAAGGAGCAGCCGGCGGTGGAGCACGTGCTGTATCCGGGACTGGAAGAGCATCCCGGCCATGACCTCGCCAAGGCCCAGATGAAGGACTTCGGGGGCATGGTTTCGGTGTCCTTCAAGGGCGGCGAGGCTGCGGCGCGGAAGGTGGCCGAATCCACCCGGCTGTTCCTGCTGGCCGAGTCCCTGGGCGGGGTGGAGTCGCTGATGAACTACCCGTCCGAGATGACGCACGCCTCCGTCAAGGGCACCGCCCTGGCCGTGCCGGAAAACCTGCTGCGGCTTTCGGTGGGGCTGGAGGATATCGAGGACCTCATCGCTGACCTCGACTCCGCGCTGGGACAGCTCTAG